The Zavarzinella sp. sequence GTGACGGGTAGTTGCGAAAAAGATATCGAATTTGCTGCTGTGTTGGAATCGGACATCAAAGTGGAAAAAGTGGGTGACTGGAACAAGCTGACGATCACCTGTAAAGGTAGCTCCATTACGACGCACCTGAATGGGAAACTGGCATACATCCAGGAATTGGAACAGATCGCTCCTAATGGTGCGTTATGTTTACAATCGTTTGGTTCGGAAATCGAGTTCCGCGACCTGAAATGGACCCCACTTGGTAAGTAGTTTGCTAAATAGCTATATAACTAGCTAATTATACAATCGCACACATTCTAAAGATCAAACAACAATTGACCGTTCCACGTGGAACATTTTTGATATTCAAACAAACATCATATAGTGAAGTAGTTTCCAGAGGATCGGCGGGGATTACACTTTTCAGTCTGCAGATGCCACCGATCGAATTTGATAAAACAAACTCAACAACACCTTATTGAGGTTAATTCGATGCGATTCTCTCCATATCTCCTTGTTGCAGCGTGCTTTACGTTGTCGTTGTCAACTACAACTCGTGCGGAAGAACCTACTGCCAAGTGGGTATCGTTGTTTGATGGTAAGTCGCTGGCCGGCTGGACACCCAAAATTAAAGGATACGATTTCGGCGAAGATCCCAACCAGACCTTCCGCGTGGCCGATGGTGCCATTCAGGTGAATTACGACAAATACAAAGACTTCGGTGGGCAATTCGGCCACCTGTTCTACAAGGACAAATTCTCCCACTATCGGCTGAAAATTGAATATCGATTCATCAAAGATCAGTGCCCAGGTGGACCAGGCTGGGCCACCCGCAACAGCGGGGTGATGCTGCACTGTCAGGATCCCAAAACCATGCGAAAGGATCAGGATTTCCCCGTTTCGATTGAAGCCCAGTTTCTTGGTGGGCTTGGTAAAGGGAAACGCACCACCTGTTCGGTGTGCACCCCTGGCACCAACATTGTGATGAAAAACAAACTGACCACGCAGCACTGTATCGTTTCCACTTCCAAAACCTACGATGGTGACCAGTGGGTCACTGTAGAGATTGAAGTCAATGGCTCCGGTGTAGTGAAACATATCATCGATGGCGAATCGGTGATGGAATACGAACAGCCACAACTGGATGAACGCGATGCAGATGGCAAAAAACTAATTGTGGATGGTAAAAAACTGATTTCAGAAGGCTACATTTCACTGCAGGCCGAAAGCCACCCCTGCGAATTCCGCAAGGTGGAAATCATGATTCTGAAGAAGTGAGTTTCGCAAAGTGGCAGCGCATACTGCCGCTGAATTACCATGGACACCAGTTGGAAGCAGGTGCCACCATACACATCAGAGTTTGCGGGCGATTGATTCTACGCCCTACCCATGCTGCATTTTGAACAAAATATCTCCTTTCTGACCCAATCAACGTGTTTTACTTTTTCAGATGAATTACCTCAAGGAAATGGTGAAAACAGCCGATTCGTTAAATTAGGCAAATTACACAATCAACACAAAACGTGTAAAAAGGGTACATTAACATGAACTTGCGATGGAATGCAGTCTATGTCTTTGCTTTGTTCATGACTACAGGCGTTGCTGTAGCACAAGATAACACATGGAGACCGATTGAATCCATACCAAGCCTGAATCAGAAAGTTGAAGAAGTGCCACTCCTGACAGAAGAATGGATGGAATGCCCACCTCAACTTCATAATGAAAACTTCTGGATCAGGGGAGAAGCAGTCGCTTTTATGTTTCTACCCACGAAGATTCTTGGTTTGGCTGGATCGAGTGAATCCAACACCAATTCAGAACAATTGCTGACCAAAGCAAAATCCCTGTTTTCACTGTACGATCCGATAGGTAGTAATCGCAGCGGTTACAAAATATCTGGC is a genomic window containing:
- a CDS encoding DUF1080 domain-containing protein, whose translation is MEQRQKPDTLVLPKSFGDGTLELEYRFIASKEKDAKYQAKILVRQVEGRGPHIFLGNDDAKIATSVTGSCEKDIEFAAVLESDIKVEKVGDWNKLTITCKGSSITTHLNGKLAYIQELEQIAPNGALCLQSFGSEIEFRDLKWTPLGK
- a CDS encoding DUF1080 domain-containing protein; translated protein: MRFSPYLLVAACFTLSLSTTTRAEEPTAKWVSLFDGKSLAGWTPKIKGYDFGEDPNQTFRVADGAIQVNYDKYKDFGGQFGHLFYKDKFSHYRLKIEYRFIKDQCPGGPGWATRNSGVMLHCQDPKTMRKDQDFPVSIEAQFLGGLGKGKRTTCSVCTPGTNIVMKNKLTTQHCIVSTSKTYDGDQWVTVEIEVNGSGVVKHIIDGESVMEYEQPQLDERDADGKKLIVDGKKLISEGYISLQAESHPCEFRKVEIMILKK